One part of the Raphanus sativus cultivar WK10039 chromosome 7, ASM80110v3, whole genome shotgun sequence genome encodes these proteins:
- the LOC108817480 gene encoding protein RNA-directed DNA methylation 3 isoform X2, whose amino-acid sequence MDRKGKGKQIAGSGSSSAGKKRKGGVEFRDEGLRINSKRKKPGVLQFFEESAEVGYYGGSSDEDCDVNDLFNDMEDEPELETSGKDDKAGKGSSSFVFPKEEDMNEDDFDRMMEERYKPGSGFVRYAADDVKSSIEMDALVPTAHDPPIWKIKCAIGREKHSVFCLMHKFVELRKIGTKLRILSVFFVEHIKGFIFIEADKEQDVLEACLSLNGIYATRMVLLPKSEAPHLLTVQRKTKTFSEGTWARIKSGKYKGDLAQVVAVSDTRGKALIKLIPRIDIAALTQKYGGGVAVQKGLNPAPRLISSSELEEFRPIIQVRRDRDTGMTFEHLDSLMLKDGFLYKKVSLDSLTSCGVKPSKEEMLKFTPLEEKETGDVEWISEIYGEEKKKKSIPTGKGGGKGEGSGGGKGEGSGLEKGEGSSESNSESSHDLYNLVCFSRKDFGLIVAVDDKGDGYKVLKEGSDGPVVVSVGKKELQEGPFDSKFSALDLNNKQVSISDVVKITKGPSEGKQGVVRQVYRGIIFFYVEGEEENGGYLCCKSQSCEKVKLFTEESNDKTGGFDASAFGDSASSPKSPLSPEKEWQPPKEKYINSNQGDKGSMYSIGQKLRIRVGPLKGYLCRVIGLRYSDITVKLDSQHKIFTVKSEHLAEVRDRNAVPSTSVDAGMGSFKQFDMLGTEGNNGDWAKGTGTSEDNTSTWGNTAAENKPDSSGDQSGGWNSWGKPAAPEASTVGAWGDASAPKGEASWGKEGASTSNVEDLGSWGKHGGSSDGNNKDDDSTWGKLVEESSQKKEESSWGKKTGSDSDLGKGNGESTWGNKDGNSSASNKDGVSWGKQDKGSDGNQGGSSWGKKDDGGSSWGKKNDSIKDDGGSSWGKKDDGGSTWGKKDEGGSSWGKKNDGIKDDGGSSWGKKDDGGSTWGKKNDSIKDDGGSSWGKKDDGGSTWGKKDEGGSSWGKKNDGIKDAGGSSWGKKDDGGSTWGKKDDGGSAWGNKVDEVIKDDGGSAWGQKVDATKDDGGSSWGKKVDDSSKDDGGSSWGKKVDGNNDDGGSSWGKKDDGGSSWGKKDDGKKVDSGSSWGNKDGGSSWAKKDDGGYSEQTFDRGGRGFGGRRGGGRRGGRDQFGRGRSFGHSEDNAPWSKPGGGGSSWGKDSDAGGGSSWSKQNNAGGGSGSSWNKANDSGGGSSWGKQNNSGGGGSTWGQESNAGSGSSWGKQASDGGGSSWGKKNDAGSGGGGSTWGQDNNAGGGSSWGKQGSDGGGSSWGKKNEAGGGGSSSWGQDTSAGGGSSWGKKSDASGGSSWGQQGDGGGSTWGKQNNDGGGGTSWSKEGDGGSKPWGEQSGGRGFGGRRGGGFRGGFRGGRSGRDGGRSFESSGWKRDNQENTTWKSNQSGGGGGSDWKKSWGEDSNTAKPSDSSSAGGNWGGWDTNSKKETNAGGGWGTDSKKETNAGGGWGTDSKKETNAGGGWGTDSKKETNAGDGDKPSNENKAAAWGTANVQENTGNSNDGWSKKSSDDVKTSGEADDNAWGGKTDAGTSSSSGSAWGTGAKKSGW is encoded by the exons atggatcgTAAGGGAAAGGGAAAACAAATCGCCGGAAGTGGATCGTCTTCCGCCGGAAAGAAACGGAAAGGAGGAGTCGAGTTTAGGGACGAAGGCTTGAGGATCAACAGCAAACGAAAAAAACCAGGAGTTCTCCAGTTCTTCGAGGAATCCGCCGAGGTCGGTTACTATGGAGGTAGCTCCGACGAAGACTGCGACGTCAATGATCTCTTTAACG ATATGGAAGATGAACCTGAGCTGGAGACAAGTGGAAAGGATGACAAGGCGGGAAAGGGCAGCTCTTCCTTTGTGTTTCCTAAAGAGGAGGATATGAATGAGGATGATTTTGATAGAATGATGGAAGAAAGATACAAACCTGGCTCTGGGTTTGTTAGATATGCAGCTGATGATGTTAAAAGCTCCATCGAGATGGATGCTCTTGTTCCTACGGCCCATGATCCTCCCATTTGGAAAATAAAGTGTGCG ATTGGACGGGAGAAGCATTCAGTCTTCTGTCTCATGCACAAGTTTGTGGAGCTGCGGAAGATAGGCACTAAGCTACGGATCTTGTCGGTGTTTTTTGTGGAGCATATCAAGGGGTTTATCTTCATAGAAGCTGACAAGGAGCAGGATGTTCTTGAG gCATGCCTGAGTTTAAACGGCATTTATGCCACTCGGATGGTGCTACTTCCTAAATCTGAAGCTCCACATCTTCTTACTGTacaaagaaaaaccaaaacCTTCTCTGAGGGAACATGGGCTCGTATTAAGAGTGGTAAATACAAAGGAGATCTTGCTCAG GTTGTGGCTGTGAGCGACACTCGGGGAAAAGCCCTGATAAAGTTGATTCCAAGGATTGATATAGCGGCACTTACCCAAAAATAT GGTGGAGGAGTTGCTGTCCAGAAAGGCCTGAACCCAGCTCCAAGATTGATCAGTTCAAGCGAGCTTGA GGAGTTCAGACCTATCATTCAAGTGAGGCGTGATCGTGATACTGGAATGACTTTTGAGCACCTTGATAGCCTGATGCTGAAAGATGGCTTCCTGTATAAAAAAGTATCCTTGGATTCACTCACTTCCTGTGGGGTTAAACCATCAAAGGAGGAGATGCTAAAATTTACTCCTTTAGAAGAGAAGGAAACTGGTGACGTGGAGTGGATTTCCGAAATTTATggtgaagaaaagaagaagaaaagcatTCCAACTGGCAAAGGGGGTGGGAAAGGAGAAGGATCAGGGGGTGGGAAAGGAGAAGGGTCAGGGCTTGAAAAAGGAGAAGGATCATCAGAATCCAATTCAGAAAGTAGCCATGATTTATATAATCTAGTTTGTTTCAG TCGGAAAGATTTCGGTCTGATAGTGGCAGTGGATGACAAAGGCGACGGTTACAAG GTTCTGAAAGAAGGTTCTGATGGACCCGTTGTAGTCAGTGTTGGAAAAAAGGAATTGCAAGAGGGACCATTCGATTCAAAATTTTCTGCCCTGGATCTGAATAACAAACAAGTTTCGATCAGTGATGTTGTGAAGATTACCAAAGGCCCATCTGAG GGTAAACAAGGAGTTGTAAGGCAAGTGTACAGAgggatcatatttttttatgttgagGGTGAGGAAGAAAATGGAGGATATTTGTGTTGCAAATCACAGTCGTGTGAGAAAGTTAAGCTTTTTACTGAAGAGTCCAATGACAAG actGGTGGATTTGACGCTTCTGCTTTTGGAGATTCTGCATCCTCTCCGAAATCTCCTCTATCTCCTGAAAAAGAGTGGCAGCCACCCAAGGAGAAATACATTAACT CCAACCAAGGAGACAAAGGTAGCATGTATTCTATAGGCCAAAAGCTGAGGATACGTGTTGGTCCACTGAAGGGGTATCTCTGCCGGGTAATAGGGTTGCGTTATTCTGATATCACAGTGAAGCTTGATTCTCAGCATAAAATCTTCACAG TTAAAAGTGAGCATCTTGCTGAGGTTCGGGACAGAAATGCTGTGCCAAGTACGAG TGTGGATGCTGGGATGGGTTCCTTTAAACAATTTGACATGCTTGGAACAGAAGGCAACAATGGAG ACTGGGCAAAAGGAACAGGCACGTCAGAGGATAACACTTCAACGTGGGGCAATACAGCAGCTGAGAACAAACCTGACTCTTCTGGTGATCAGTCCGGTGGTTGGAATTCCTGGGGTAAACCAGCTGCTCCTGAAGCTAGCACCGTTGGTGCTTGGGGAGATGCAAGTGCTCCAAAAGGTGAAGCTTCTTGGGGAAAAGAAGGAGCTTCAACTTCCAATGTTGAAGATTTAGGTTCTTGGGGAAAGCATGGCGGAAGCTCTGATGGTAATAACAAAGATGATGACTCAACATGGGGTAAACTAGTTGAAGAATCGAGCcagaagaaagaagaatctTCTTGGGGAAAGAAAACGGGATCTGATTCTGATTTGGGGAAAGGAAATGGAGAATCTACTTGGGGCAACAAAGATGGAAATTCCAGCGCAAGTAACAAAGATGGAGTTTCCTGGGGGAAACAGGATAAAGGCTCTGACGGGAACCAGGGAGGATCTTCGTGGGGTAAGAAGGACGATGGAGGATCATCGTGGGGTAAGAAGAACGACAGTATTAAAGATGACGGAGGGTCTTCTTGGGGTAAGAAGGATGATGGAGGCTCAACGTGGGGTAAGAAGGACGAAGGAGGATCATCGTGGGGTAAGAAGAATGACGGTATTAAAGATGACGGAGGGTCTTCTTGGGGTAAGAAGGATGATGGAGGCTCAACGTGGGGTAAGAAGAACGACAGTATTAAAGATGACGGAGGGTCTTCTTGGGGTAAGAAGGATGATGGAGGCTCAACGTGGGGTAAGAAGGACGAAGGAGGATCATCGTGGGGTAAGAAGAATGACGGTATTAAAGATGCCGGAGGGTCTTCTTGGGGTAAGAAGGATGATGGAGGCTCAACGTGGGGTAAGAAGGACGATGGGGGATCTGCATGGGGTAACAAGGTTGATGAAGTTATTAAGGATGATGGAGGATCGGCTTGGGGCCAAAAGGTTGACGCTACGAAGGATGATGGAGGGTCATCTTGGGGTAAAAAGGTTGATGATAGTAGTAAGGATGATGGAGGATCCTCTTGGGGCAAAAAAGTTGACGGTAATAATGATGATGGAGGGTCATCTTGGGGTAAAAAGGATGATGGTGGATCTTCTTGGGGCAAAAAGGATGACGGTAAAAAG GTTGACAGTGGATCTTCTTGGGGTAACAAGGATGGTGGATCTTCTTGGGCTAAAAAGGACGATGGAGGGTACTCAGAACAAACATTTGATAGGGGAGGACGTGGGTTTGGTGGTAGAAGAGGTGGAGGTCGTCGCGGTGGTAGGGATCAGTTTGGGAGGGGAAGATCCTTTGGTCACTCGGAG GATAACGCTCCATGGAGTAAACCAGGTGGAGGAGGTTCAAGCTGGGGTAAAGATAGTGATGCTGGTGGTGGATCTAGCTGGAGCAAGCAAAATAATGCTGGTGGTGGCAGTGGTTCAAGCTGGAATAAAGCTAATGATTCTGGTGGTGGATCTAGCTGGGGGAAGCAGAATAATTCTGGTGGTGGCGGTTCAACCTGGGGTCAAGAGAGTAATGCTGGTAGTGGATCCAGCTGGGGAAAGCAAGCCAGTGATGGGGGAGGCTCTAGCTGGGGGAAGAAAAATGATGCTGGTAGTGGTGGTGGCGGTTCAACCTGGGGTCAAGACAATAATGCTGGTGGTGGATCGAGCTGGGGAAAGCAAGGCAGTGACGGCGGAGGCTCTAGCTGGGGGAAGAAAAATGAAGCTGGTGGTGGCGGTTCTTCAAGCTGGGGTCAAGACACTAGTGCTGGTGGTGGATCTAGCTGGGGGAAGAAAAGTGATGCTAGTGGTGGTTCAAGCTGGGGTCAACAGGGTGATGGTGGTGGTTCTACTTGGGGTAAGCAGAACAACGATGGTGGTGGGGGAACAAGTTGGTCCAAAGAAGGTGATGGCGGTTCTAAACCGTGGGGAGAACAGAGTGGTGGTCGTGGGTTCGGTGGAAGAAGAGGAGGGGGATTCCGAGGAGGTTTCCGCGGAGGTAGATCAGGTAGAGATGGAGGACGGTCGTTTGAATCATCTGGCTGGAAGAGAGACAATCAAGAAAACACTACTTGGAAGAGCAACCagagtggtggtggtggtggatcaGACTGGAAAAAATCATGGGGAGAGGATTCAAACACTGCAAAGCCATCTGATTCATCATCAGCTGGTGGAAACTGGGGTGGCTGGGATACTAATTCCAAGAAAGAAACCAATGCTGGTGGTGGCTGGGGTACTGACTCCAAGAAAGAAACCAATGCTGGTGGTGGCTGGGGTACAGACTCAAAGAAAGAAACCAATGCTGGTGGTGGCTGGGGTACTGACTCAAAGAAAGAAACCAATGCTGGTGATGGTGACAAACCAAGCAATGAAAACAAAGCAGCAGCTTGGGGAACCGCTAACGTTCAGGAGAATACAGGAAACAGCAATGATGGTTGGAGCAAGAAGTCGAGTGATGATGTTAAAACGAGTGGAGAAGCTGATGATAATGCATGGGGAGGCAAAACAGATGCAGGAACGTCGTCATCAAGTGGCTCGGCGTGGGGAACCGGAGCTAAAAAATCCGGATGGTAA